GGCCCGGCGGGGGATCCAGGCCAGCCGTGCCCCGGTGTTCGCGGCCAACCGGAGCGCGGCCGACAAGGCACCCGGTGAGGTGGCCAACCGTTCCCCGACCAGGATCACCGCACCGGGGCGTCGCAACCGCTCGTCGGCCTCCAGTGTCTGCAGTGCGGCAGCTTCCGCCCCGGGCACCGTCGGGATCAGCGTGCCGGCCATCTTGGTCAGCCCACGGCTCGCGAAGGGAGCAACAGAGAGCACCGTGACACCGTTCTTACGGGCTGCCTTGCGCAGCCGCAGGAAGACGATGGGTGATTCCTCTTCGGGCTCCAACCCGGCCAGCAGCACCGTTGGTGCCTTCTCCAGTTCGGCGTAGCGCAGCGTCATCGGCTGCCCGGCGATCCGGGCGGCGAGGAACTCCGCCTCCTCCTCGGAGTGTGGGCGGGCCCGGAAGTCGATATCGTTGGTGCCCAGCACCATTCGGGCGAACTTCGAGTACGCGTAGGCGTCCTGCACGGTGCAACGGCCACCCACCAACACACCGGTGTGCGCCCCCGCGTTCAGCAGGCCGGCCCCGGCGACCGTCAGCGCCTCCGACCACGAGGCCGGACGCAGGGCGCCGTTCTCACGGATCAGCGGTGTGGTGATCCGGTCGCCGACGGTCGCGTAGGTGAAGGCCCAGCGGCCCTTGTCGCAGTTCCACTCCTCGTTGACCTCGGGGTCGTCGCCGGCGAGGCGGCGCAGGACTTTTCCGCGCCGGTGGTCGGTGCGCTGGGCGCAACCGGAGGCACAGTGCTCACAGACACTGGGGCTGGACACCAGGTCGAATGGCCGGGCCCGGAACCGGTATGCCGTACCGGTGAGAGCGCCGACCGGACAGATCTGCACGGTGTTGCCCGAGAAGTAGGACTGGAAGGGTTCACCCGGGGCGATGCCGACCTGTTGCAGCGCACCGCGTTCCAGCAGTTCGATGAACGGGTCGCCGGCGATCTGCGCGGAGAACCGGGTGCAGCGCGCACACAGCACGCACCGCTCCCGGTCCAGCAGTACCTGCGAGGAGATGTTGATCGGCTTCGGGTAGGTGCGCTTGACGTCCTCGAACCGGGTTTCCGGGCGCCCGTTGGACATTGCCTGGTTCTGCAGTGGGCATTCGCCGCCCTTGTCGCAGACGGGACAGTCCAGCGGGTGGTTGATCAGCAGGAGTTCCATCACCCCGCGCTGGGCCTTGTCGGCCGCCTCGGAGCTGTACTGGGTGTGCACCACCATGTCCGGGCTGACCGTGGTGGTGCACGACGCCATCGGTTTGCGCTGCCCCTCCACCTCGACCAGGCACTGCCGGCAGGCCCCCACCGGATCGAGCAGCGGGTGATCGCAGAACCGGGGAATCTGGATGCCCATCAGCTCGGCGGCACGGATCACCAACGTGCCCTTGGGAACACTGATCTCTTCGCCGTCGATGGTCAGCGACACCATCTCCACCGGCGGGGTGTCCTTGGTCGGCTCGGCCAGCGTCATTCACGCCCCCTTTCCTTGGGCGAGCAGACACAAACTCGCACGACACGCCCGGGGAAAGTGCGATTTTGTGTCTGTTCGCGGTGAAACATCTATGCACCCACCCCTTCGGTCGCCATCAGCGTCGAGGCGTGCGGGTCGAACGGACACCCGCCGTCGAGGTGTGTCACGTACTCGTCGCGGAAATACTTGATCGAGGAGATGATCGGGCTGGCCGCGCCGTCACCCAGGGCGCAGAACGACTTTCCGAAGATGCCGTCGGAGATGTCGAGCAGCTTGTCGATGTCGGCCGCAGTGCCCGCCCCGGATTCCAGCCGGGCGTAGATCTGGGCCAGCCAGTAGGTGCCCTCCCGGCACGGAGTGCACTTGCCGCAGGACTCGTGGGCGTAGAACTGGGTCCAGCGCCGGACCGCGCGCACCACGCAGGTGGTCTCGTCGAAGATCTGCAGCGCCTTGGTGCCGAGCATGGAGCCCACGGAGGCCATGCCCTCGTAATCCAGTGGCACGTCGATGTGTTCGGTCGTCAGCAGCGGTGTCGAGGAACCGCCCGGGGTCCAGAACTTCAGGGTGTGGCCGTCGCGAACTCCGCCGGCGTAGTCGAGAAGTTCGCGCAGCGTGATGCCCAGCGGTGCCTCGTACTGCCCGGGCCGGTTGACGTGGCCGGACAACGAATACAGCGTGAATCCGGGGGATTTCTCCGAGCCCATCGACCGGAACCAGTCGATGCCGTTGACCAGGATCGGCGGCACACTGGCAATGGACTCGACGTTGTTGACCACCGTCGGGCAGGCATACAGGCCCGCGACTGCGGGAAACGGTGGACGCAGGCGTGGTTGGCCCCGGCGGCCCTCCAGGGAATCCAGAAGCGCGGTCTCCTCACCGCAGATGTAGGCACCCGCGCCGGCGTGGACGGTCAAATCCAGGTCGAAACCCGACCCGAGGATGTCGGTGCCCAGATATCCGGCCGCATACGCCTCGGCGACCGCGGCCTGCAGGCGCCGCAGTACCGGTACCACCTCGCCGCGAACGTAGATGAACGCATGACGGGCCCGGATCGCATAGGCCGCGATGATCACCCCCTCCACCAGGAAGTGGGGTGTGGTCAGCATCAGCGGAATGTCCTTGCAGGTACCGGGTTCCGACTCGTCGGCGTTGACCACCAGGTAGTGCGGCTTGGCCCCGGCGCCCTCGTCGCCCTGTGGGATGAACGACCACTTGGTTCCGGTCGGGAACCCGGCACCGCCGCGACCGCGGAGCCCGGAATCCTTCACCAGCGCGATCACGTCATCCGGCGCCATCGCCAGGGCCTGTTGCAATCCTCGATAACCGTCATGCCGGAGGTAGGTGTCCAGTGTCCACGGTTCCGGCTCGTCCCAGAACCGGCTGAGTACCGGGGTCAGCGCCGTCATGAGGTCGGGCCTGACGCCTCGGGGGTGGACATTCCGCGTTTGCGGGCTTCGCGCAACCCGGCGAGTGTGGCCGCGCCGGGAGCTCCGCCGGGAACGTGCGGGTCGCCGAGCCCGGCCAGGGTGCGCGCGGTTTCCCGGAAGGTGCACAGCGGTGCCCCGCGGGTGGGTGCCGGCGGCGTCCCGCCGCGCAGTCCGTCCACGAGATCCCTTGCTGACGAAGGAGTCTGGTTGTCGTAGAACTCCCAATTGACCATCACGACCGGGGCGTAATCACAGGCCGCGTTGCATTCGATGTGCTCGAGGGTGACCCTGGCACTTCCATCAGCGGAGTCCGTGGTTTCCCCGGCGTGGATGCCCAGATGCTCCTGCAACGCATCCAGGATCGCGTCGCCACCCATGATCGCGCACAACGTGTTGGTGCACACCCCGACGAGGTAGTCGCCCGTCGGGGTGCGCCGGTACATCGAGTAGAACGTGGCCACCGCGGTGACCTCGGCCTCGGTCAGCTTCAACAACGTTGCGCAGAAGCCGATCCCGGCCGGGGTGAGGCAACCGTCCTCGGCCTGGACCAGGTGCAGCAACGGGAGCAGCGCGGAGCGGGCGTCGGGATAGCGGCCGAGGATCTGCTCGGCGTCGGAGGACAGCCGCGCCGTCACGTCGTCCGGATATGCCACGGGCCCGTTGATCGGCGGGCCCGCTTCATCGGGGCGCTGCCCCAGCTGAATGAAAACTTCAGTCATCCGTGCTGTCTCCTCTTCGCGCAAGCGCTCACAGGCTGTTTCTTCTTCGCGCAAGCGCTCATCAGCGGTCAACTCCGCCCATCACCGGGTCTATCGACGCCACCGCCGCGATGGCGTCGGCGACCATGCCTCCCTCGCACATCGCCGCCACCGCTTGCAGATTCGTGAACGAGGGATCGCGGTAGTGCACGCGGTAGGGCCGGGTGCCACCGTCGGACACCATGTGCACGCCGAGCTCTCCGCGCGGGGATTCCACTGCGACGTAGACCTGGCCGGCCGGCACCCGGATGCCTTCGGTCACGAGCTTGAAATGATGGATCAGCCCCTCCATCGAGTGGCCCATGATCTTCGCGATGTGCTCGGGGGAGTTGCCCAGGCCGTCGGGACCGAGTTTGAGATCGGCGGGCCAGGCCAGTTTCTTGTCGGAGATCATCACCGGACCCGGACCGAGCTTTTCGAGGCGATCGACGCACTGCTCGACGATCTTCAACGACTCGCGCATCTCCTTGACCCGGATGATGTACCGGCCGTAGGAATCGCAGCGGTCATCGGTGATGACGTCGAATTCGTAGTCCTCGTAGCCGCAATACGGTTGCGTGCGGCGCAGGTCGTGCGGCAGTCCGGTGGAGCGCAACACCGGGCCGGTGATGCCCAGCGCGATACAGCCGGTCAGATCGAGGTAGCCGACGCCGACGGTGCGGGCCTTCCAGATGTAGTTCTCGTTGAGCAGATCCTCCAGGTCCTGCAGGCGTTTCGGCAGCAGGTCGAGCAGTGCCCGGACCTGACCGAGGCCATCGTCGGGCAGATCGGCGGCCAGGCCACCGGGGCGGATGTAGGCGTGGTTCATCCGCAGGCCGGTGATCGACTCGAAGACCCGCAGGATCTCCTCGCGTTCCCGGAAGCCGTAGAACATTGCGCTCATCGCGCCCAGTTCCATACCGCCGGTGGCCAGTGCCACCAGATGCGACGAGATCCGGTTGAGCTCCATCAACATCACCCGGATCACGCTGGCGCGCGGTGGAATGTCGTCGGTGATTCCCAGCAGCTTCTCCACACCCAGGCAGTACGCGGTCTCGTTGAAGAACGGCGAGAGGTAGTCCATCCGGGTGACGAAGGTGACCCCCTGCGTCCAGTTCCGGTACTCAAGGTTCTTCTCGATGCCGGTGTGCAGATAGCCGATGCCGCAACGGGCTTCGGTGATGATCTCGCCCTCGATCTCCAGGATCAGCCGCAGCACCCCGTGGGTGGAGGGATGCTGCGGGCCCATGTTGACCACGATGCGTTCACCGGCGTGCTCACGGGCCGCCGCCACCACGTCGTCCCAGTCCTGCCCGCCGACCACCACGACAGGGGATTCGGTACTCATCAGTTGTACGACCTCCGCTGATCGGGCGGCGGAATCTGCGCGCCGTGGTATTCCACCGGGATGCCGCCCAGCGGATAGTCCTTGCGCTGGGGATGGCCGACCCAGTCGTCGGGCATCTCGATCCGGGTCAACGCCGGATGGCCGTCGAAGACGATGCCGAAGAAGTCGTAGGTCTCACGCTCGTGCCAGTCGGTCGTCGGATACACCGCGTACAGCGACGGTATGTGCGGATCTGCGTCGGGCGCTGCGACTTCCAGCCGAATCCGGCGGTTGTGGGTGATCGACATCAGCGGGTACACCGCGTGCAATTCGCGGCCGGTGTCATCGGGGTAGTGCACCCCGCTCACGCCGAGGCACAGTTCGAAGCGCAGTTCGGGCTCGTCGCGGAGCACACTGGCCACCGCGGGCAGTTGGACCCGGCTGACCTCCAGGGTCAGCTCGTCGCGGTAGACCACCACGCGTTCGATGGACACCGCATACCGTTCCTCACCGAGGATTTCGGCAAGGCGGTCCACCACCTCGTCGAAATACCGGCCGTAGGGCCGAGGGGAACTGCCGGGCAGCGCCACCGAACGCACCAGCCGCCCGTAACCCGACGTGTCGCCGGTGTCCGACGCACCGAACATGCCGCGGCGCACACCGATCACCTCGGGTGTGCCGCCCGCGCCCTCACCGTGTCCGTTGGCCGTCACCGCAGCAGCCCCTTGAGCTCGATGGTGGGTGTCACGGCCAGCGCTGCCTGTTCGGCCTCCCGGATGGCTTCCTCACGGTTGACCCCGAGCGGCATCTGCTGAATCTTGTCGTGCAACTTGAGGATTGCGTGCAGCAGCATTTCCGGTCGGGGTGGGCAGCCCGGCAGATAGATGTCCACGGGCACCACATGATCGACGCCCTGTACCACCGCGTAGTTGTTGAACATGCCGCCGGAGGAGGCGCAAACCCCCATGGCCAGCACCCATTTCGGTTCCGCCATCTGGTCGTAGATCTGTCGCAGAACCGGCGCCATCTTCTGGCTCACCCGGCCCGCGACGATCATCAGATCGGCCTGCCGTGGCGTCGCCGAGAACCGCTCCATCCCGAACCGGGCGATGTCGAAACGTGGCCCGGCAGTCGACATCATCTCGATCGCGCAGCAGGCCAGGCCGAAGGTGGCCGGCCACAGCGACCCCTTGCGCACGTACCCGGCGACGGCTTCGACCGTCGACAACAGGATCCCGCCCGGAAGGCGTTCCTCTAGTCCCAATTCAGGCCCCCTCGCCGCCAGACGTAGGCGTATGCCACGAACACCGTGAGCATGAACAGCAACATCTCCACCAGTGCGAACAGCCCGAGGCTGTCGAATGCCACGGCCCACGGGTAGAGGAAGACGATTTCGATGTCGAACACGATGAACAACATCGCCGTCAGGTAGTAGCGGATCGGCATGCGTTGACCGGTCACACCTGCGGCTCCCGGTTGCATCGGCTCGATACCGCACTCGTAGGCCTCGAGTTTGGACCGGTTGTAGCGACGTGGGCCGATGACGAGCGCGATTCCCACGGATACCACGGCGAAGGCTGCCGCGATCGCTCCGAGAACCAGGATGGGCGTGTATAGATTCATGCCACTTATCGCTCCCTCGGTGGGCTGTCGATGTGAGCTAACCCACAGCCTAGCGAGGTTTGCGGCCTGCGCCACTCATTTTGGTTAGTATCGTTTCATATCGGGGCAGCGTGTCGCTGCGGCCGAAGCCATGCCGTGAAAGTCAACGGCACCAGGGCAATTCGCGGAAAATTACCGAATCGACGCACGCAACAGCGGCACCACGGCGTCGCCCAGCCGGATCGGGTCGATCGGGTGCGGCACGGCCGCTTCGGCCTGCGACCAGCTAGCCAGCCAGGCGTCGTCGGGGCGACCGGTGAGGACCAGGATCGGTGGGCAATCGGCGATCTCGTCCTTGAGTTGCTTCGCCACCCCCATTCCGCCGGTCGGGGTGGCCTCGCCGTCGAGGATGGCCAGGTCGAAACCACCGGCATCCATCTGTGCGATCACCATCGGTGCGGTGGCGATCTCGACGTACTCCAGCTCCGGAAGTTCCGGGTGCACGCGTTTGCCCAGCGCGAGTCGTACCTGTTCGCGGGTGCGCGGATTGTCGCTGTAGACCAGGATGCGCAGCGGCGCGGGGCCGGACATGGTGCCGATGCTACTGCCAGGGATGCCGGTCACCGGACAACTCGGCGAATTCTGTTGTGGCGCATCAATCCCGGGTGAACACCAGTTCACCGGACAGTTCGGTGGTGGGACCCACCATGCCGAGCAGGTTTCCCGACACGCCGAACTCGGCGCGCTGCACCGTGCACCGCCCCGAAAGCTGCAGCGCGCCGTCGTCGAGCACCTCCACGTCGACGGGTATCTCAAGGGTT
The genomic region above belongs to Mycolicibacterium sp. HK-90 and contains:
- a CDS encoding NADH-quinone oxidoreductase subunit G — protein: MTLAEPTKDTPPVEMVSLTIDGEEISVPKGTLVIRAAELMGIQIPRFCDHPLLDPVGACRQCLVEVEGQRKPMASCTTTVSPDMVVHTQYSSEAADKAQRGVMELLLINHPLDCPVCDKGGECPLQNQAMSNGRPETRFEDVKRTYPKPINISSQVLLDRERCVLCARCTRFSAQIAGDPFIELLERGALQQVGIAPGEPFQSYFSGNTVQICPVGALTGTAYRFRARPFDLVSSPSVCEHCASGCAQRTDHRRGKVLRRLAGDDPEVNEEWNCDKGRWAFTYATVGDRITTPLIRENGALRPASWSEALTVAGAGLLNAGAHTGVLVGGRCTVQDAYAYSKFARMVLGTNDIDFRARPHSEEEAEFLAARIAGQPMTLRYAELEKAPTVLLAGLEPEEESPIVFLRLRKAARKNGVTVLSVAPFASRGLTKMAGTLIPTVPGAEAAALQTLEADERLRRPGAVILVGERLATSPGALSAALRLAANTGARLAWIPRRAGERGALEAGALPNLLPGGRPVDDADARAQTASVWHTDELPDTPGRDTGAILAAAADGLLSALIVGGVEVTDLPDPATALAALRATPFVVSLELRESEVTELADVVFPVAPVVEKAGAYLNWEGRIRPFKPALQTNAIPDLRVLHYLADEIGVDLGLTGPDAADVELARLGPWAGRRAAEPSAPPAPPVTPGPGQAVLASWRLLLDAGRLQDGEPFLAGTAVGPVVRLSPATAAELDAAPGDPVTVGTERGSATLPLAVTDMPDRVVWLPTNSPGSAIHRQLGVTPGAVVSIGRATSGQTS
- the nuoF gene encoding NADH-quinone oxidoreductase subunit NuoF, giving the protein MTALTPVLSRFWDEPEPWTLDTYLRHDGYRGLQQALAMAPDDVIALVKDSGLRGRGGAGFPTGTKWSFIPQGDEGAGAKPHYLVVNADESEPGTCKDIPLMLTTPHFLVEGVIIAAYAIRARHAFIYVRGEVVPVLRRLQAAVAEAYAAGYLGTDILGSGFDLDLTVHAGAGAYICGEETALLDSLEGRRGQPRLRPPFPAVAGLYACPTVVNNVESIASVPPILVNGIDWFRSMGSEKSPGFTLYSLSGHVNRPGQYEAPLGITLRELLDYAGGVRDGHTLKFWTPGGSSTPLLTTEHIDVPLDYEGMASVGSMLGTKALQIFDETTCVVRAVRRWTQFYAHESCGKCTPCREGTYWLAQIYARLESGAGTAADIDKLLDISDGIFGKSFCALGDGAASPIISSIKYFRDEYVTHLDGGCPFDPHASTLMATEGVGA
- the nuoE gene encoding NADH-quinone oxidoreductase subunit NuoE — protein: MTEVFIQLGQRPDEAGPPINGPVAYPDDVTARLSSDAEQILGRYPDARSALLPLLHLVQAEDGCLTPAGIGFCATLLKLTEAEVTAVATFYSMYRRTPTGDYLVGVCTNTLCAIMGGDAILDALQEHLGIHAGETTDSADGSARVTLEHIECNAACDYAPVVMVNWEFYDNQTPSSARDLVDGLRGGTPPAPTRGAPLCTFRETARTLAGLGDPHVPGGAPGAATLAGLREARKRGMSTPEASGPTS
- the nuoD gene encoding NADH dehydrogenase (quinone) subunit D, with product MSTESPVVVVGGQDWDDVVAAAREHAGERIVVNMGPQHPSTHGVLRLILEIEGEIITEARCGIGYLHTGIEKNLEYRNWTQGVTFVTRMDYLSPFFNETAYCLGVEKLLGITDDIPPRASVIRVMLMELNRISSHLVALATGGMELGAMSAMFYGFREREEILRVFESITGLRMNHAYIRPGGLAADLPDDGLGQVRALLDLLPKRLQDLEDLLNENYIWKARTVGVGYLDLTGCIALGITGPVLRSTGLPHDLRRTQPYCGYEDYEFDVITDDRCDSYGRYIIRVKEMRESLKIVEQCVDRLEKLGPGPVMISDKKLAWPADLKLGPDGLGNSPEHIAKIMGHSMEGLIHHFKLVTEGIRVPAGQVYVAVESPRGELGVHMVSDGGTRPYRVHYRDPSFTNLQAVAAMCEGGMVADAIAAVASIDPVMGGVDR
- a CDS encoding NADH-quinone oxidoreductase subunit C, encoding MTANGHGEGAGGTPEVIGVRRGMFGASDTGDTSGYGRLVRSVALPGSSPRPYGRYFDEVVDRLAEILGEERYAVSIERVVVYRDELTLEVSRVQLPAVASVLRDEPELRFELCLGVSGVHYPDDTGRELHAVYPLMSITHNRRIRLEVAAPDADPHIPSLYAVYPTTDWHERETYDFFGIVFDGHPALTRIEMPDDWVGHPQRKDYPLGGIPVEYHGAQIPPPDQRRSYN
- a CDS encoding NADH-quinone oxidoreductase subunit B family protein → MGLEERLPGGILLSTVEAVAGYVRKGSLWPATFGLACCAIEMMSTAGPRFDIARFGMERFSATPRQADLMIVAGRVSQKMAPVLRQIYDQMAEPKWVLAMGVCASSGGMFNNYAVVQGVDHVVPVDIYLPGCPPRPEMLLHAILKLHDKIQQMPLGVNREEAIREAEQAALAVTPTIELKGLLR
- a CDS encoding NADH-quinone oxidoreductase subunit A — encoded protein: MNLYTPILVLGAIAAAFAVVSVGIALVIGPRRYNRSKLEAYECGIEPMQPGAAGVTGQRMPIRYYLTAMLFIVFDIEIVFLYPWAVAFDSLGLFALVEMLLFMLTVFVAYAYVWRRGGLNWD